One Longimicrobiales bacterium DNA segment encodes these proteins:
- a CDS encoding creatininase family protein, whose amino-acid sequence MIRTRLPVTTAVALGLTFLGADTLGAQTYTGAPFIEQMTWTEIRDAMAAGKTKVIVPIGGTEQNGPHMVMGKHNYVITFAAGKMAREMGDVLVAPTVAWVPEGSYEREGFGDKPGVITNPSPSYNNLLEAAARSLESHGFTEIIFIADSGGDQAGMDEVATRLNGEWDGGRTKLFALTDYYQKGQEYSRAWLRAEYGYDMETIGSHAGITDTSAVMYVFAEGVRNDRRYRFGGRPDAGVTGDPTLATREIGRMVVNFKVVAALQQYQAIKAPPRRRR is encoded by the coding sequence ATGATCCGTACACGACTTCCCGTGACCACGGCCGTTGCCCTCGGCCTGACCTTCCTTGGGGCCGATACGCTCGGTGCGCAGACCTACACCGGCGCCCCGTTTATCGAGCAGATGACCTGGACCGAGATCCGCGACGCGATGGCCGCGGGCAAGACCAAGGTCATCGTACCCATTGGGGGAACGGAGCAGAACGGCCCGCACATGGTAATGGGCAAGCACAACTACGTGATCACCTTCGCTGCCGGAAAGATGGCTCGCGAGATGGGCGATGTGCTCGTTGCACCGACCGTTGCCTGGGTGCCCGAAGGCAGCTACGAACGTGAGGGGTTCGGAGACAAGCCTGGGGTTATAACGAACCCTTCACCGAGCTACAACAACCTGCTCGAGGCGGCAGCGCGGAGTCTGGAGTCACACGGCTTCACCGAGATCATCTTCATCGCCGACAGCGGTGGAGATCAGGCCGGGATGGATGAAGTCGCGACGCGCCTGAACGGTGAGTGGGACGGTGGCCGGACCAAGCTCTTCGCACTCACCGATTACTACCAGAAGGGTCAGGAGTATTCCCGAGCTTGGCTGCGGGCCGAATACGGCTACGACATGGAGACCATCGGTTCACATGCGGGCATCACTGATACGTCAGCCGTGATGTATGTGTTCGCCGAGGGCGTTCGAAACGATCGGCGCTATCGCTTTGGGGGACGCCCAGATGCGGGCGTGACCGGTGACCCGACGCTCGCCACGCGTGAGATCGGGCGCATGGTGGTCAACTTCAAGGTCGTTGCTGCACTTCAGCAGTACCAGGCGATCAAGGCTCCGCCCCGCCGCCGCCGTTAG
- a CDS encoding creatininase family protein — protein sequence MNLRRLFPLVLLGLSAAPLAAQSAPSSVFIEALTWEEIRDRIADGGTTIIIPTAGTEQKGPHMVMGEHRYVMEYTMDEVARVLGNTLVSPIMTYVPEGSWGDEPTGHMRMPGTITLPEEWFRDLLVHTAKSHAAGGFTDIAFIGDSGGNQGGMSAVTDQLNEEWAGTGVRAHFIGDYYAKSNGDINAHMRSLGFTVDQVGTHAGLLDTSQMLFVNPNHVRMDAAAPDGGFEGSGVSGDPSLATAALGEVQLRIKIDNALAQIRSSIASR from the coding sequence ATGAACCTAAGAAGGCTTTTCCCGCTGGTCCTCCTGGGACTGTCGGCAGCCCCCCTCGCAGCTCAGTCCGCACCAAGCTCGGTGTTTATCGAGGCACTGACCTGGGAGGAGATCCGCGATCGCATAGCGGACGGCGGCACGACGATCATCATCCCCACCGCAGGCACGGAGCAGAAGGGTCCACACATGGTGATGGGTGAGCACAGGTACGTTATGGAGTACACCATGGACGAGGTGGCGCGTGTGCTCGGCAACACTTTGGTCTCGCCGATCATGACGTACGTGCCCGAAGGCAGCTGGGGCGACGAGCCGACCGGTCACATGAGAATGCCCGGGACGATCACGCTCCCGGAGGAGTGGTTCCGGGACCTGCTGGTTCATACGGCGAAGAGCCATGCCGCGGGCGGATTCACCGACATCGCCTTCATCGGAGATTCGGGTGGCAATCAGGGTGGCATGAGTGCCGTGACCGATCAGCTCAATGAGGAGTGGGCGGGCACCGGAGTCCGTGCTCACTTCATCGGTGACTACTATGCTAAGAGTAACGGAGACATCAACGCGCACATGCGGTCGCTGGGCTTCACTGTCGACCAGGTTGGGACTCACGCGGGCCTACTGGACACGTCACAGATGCTTTTTGTGAATCCGAATCACGTTCGCATGGACGCAGCCGCACCGGATGGCGGCTTCGAAGGGTCCGGCGTGAGTGGGGACCCATCCCTGGCGACCGCGGCCCTCGGCGAGGTCCAACTCCGCATCAAGATCGACAACGCACTCGCTCAGATTCGATCCAGCATCGCCTCCAGGTAG